The segment CCTCGCAGCAACCCCTCACTGCACTGGCAGCCCACTCCGTGCCAACTCATGCTGTTAAAGGCTTCCCCTTGAGTGACAGACAGCAAAACCTACAAGCAAAGGGCAGCTGGTACTCAGCGCATTACAAAGAGCAAGAAAATAGGCTtaaaaaaactgaaataaaaggtGAGCTTTGCAGGTTTCCTTTTCCCCAGAGATAACTAGATACAGGGAGTTAAAAGCACTGTCTAGAAAGAGACACACACTCTGGTCTCTCAATTTACAACACCGCTTAATCGACTGCTAAAGTgacactgtacacagagagaaATGACGTCTTCTTAAAATAAAAAGTATTCTTTTGGAAAGAGAATGGAAACTATTGATGAAGGGAGTTTGTCCTCAGGATGTATCAGAGGGAACATGCTCTTCAAAGCCCTCACTCTCACGCACCAAAGCTCGCTCCAAGATCACTCTGCCTTCTTTATATCGCTGGCTGTCCTCCGTCGCAAACTCGTAGATCCAGCCCAGCTTACTGTTGCAGTTCTTACAGCTCACATCTCTCACCATGTGTCGACCTGTCAACATCACCCG is part of the Mustelus asterias unplaced genomic scaffold, sMusAst1.hap1.1 HAP1_SCAFFOLD_3663, whole genome shotgun sequence genome and harbors:
- the ypel5 gene encoding protein yippee-like 5, whose product is LTSVSLSQVVNLQYSEVQDRVMLTGRHMVRDVSCKNCNSKLGWIYEFATEDSQRYKEGRVILERALVRESEGFEEHVPSDTS